The following DNA comes from Acidobacteriota bacterium.
ATAGCCAGACAGGCTGCTGACAGTTACGAGCTTCGCATGGAGCGGCTGGCGTCCTCGGCGGTGTTGACCGGCGCCTTTTTCTCATCAGGCGCAGAGCCCGCGATTCACGTCGACAAACTTGTCGAGGCCGCCGTCTCAGCGGTCTCGGCAGGGGGCCGCGCGGTCCTGTTTGCTCGCCGTGGCGGCCGGGTGGCAAGAGTTGCAGCCGGGGAGTTCAGGCGACTGTGCCGGCATTTGGAGATTGTCGATCCCTGCGACCAGATCCCTGCGGATCTGCCGGGAGCTACTCTGGTGACGTATTCGTCGAGAAGGGAAGAAGCGTCGTTGTCCTCGAAGTTGTTCCCCTTATTCGACTACCTGGTGGCGCCCTCGCATGAACGCACCAACTGGGCGCTCGGGCTGGGCTTGCCGATGTTCGCCGTGGGGCCAACCATCGGGCCGTTTGCGCCCCGCAACATGCAGGTTCTGCTCGACCACGGTGTGGCTGAGATGCTGGACAGCAGCGCGGCCGCCCGGGAACTGGGGCCGACAGTCCATCAGCTTCGTGAAAGCGGCCGTCTGGCGGCTATGGCCGGAGCAGGCTGGGAGAAATATCCGATCAACGGCTTTGAGCGCATCGCCCAATTACTGCAAAGCAGGTACGGCGAACAGCCGGCCGATCACTGACAGTCGTACGGCATCCGGGAAGAAACCGTGATTCAAAGGTTGACAGCTTTTTTTGCCCAGTTTGACCGGAATCTCTGGATTCTGGCCTGTGGCTGGTTCGTCGGCGCCCTCGGTTTCGCCGCCTCGATCCCGTTCATAGCGATCTACTTCCACAACGTCCTCGGCATGAGCACAACCGAGATCGGCCTGTTTTTTGGTGCTATGGCCATAGTGCGATCGGTCTCTCAGGCCGTCGGCGGCGAAATGTCCGACAGAATAGGCCGATCACTGCTGCTTGTGCACACGCAGTGGGTTCGAGCCATTAGCTTCTTCTTTCTCGCTCTGGTTATCCAGTACAACATGGGTTTCTGGTGGGTGGCAGGACTGCTCACGGTCAACTCCATCGTCGGCTCGGCTTTTATGCCGGCGGTCAACGCCATGGTCGCCGATATTCTTCCGCCGGAGAAGCGCCTGGACGGCTATGCGATCTCCCGTTCGGCAGGCAATCTCGGGTGGGCGGCCGGGCCGGCTATCGGAGGTTTTCTGGCGGCGCACTCGTACGCCATCCTGTTCCATATGTCGGCCGTCATCACTTTGATCTCGGCCGGTGTTTTCTGGCTTTTCCTTAAAGTGCCGCGCCCCTCCCGTTCTCAGGAGCAATTCAGGTTCTCGGACCTGATGGCCGTACGGAACGACCGGAACCTGGCCCGCCACGTGGTGCTCATTCTGTGCCTGTACCTGGTTGTAGCGCAGTTGGTGGCGCCGTTTTCGGTCTATACGGTGGAAATGGTGGGGATTCCCGAATCCCGCCTGGGCCTGCTGTTCGCCGTCAACGGACTGATGGTCGCCCTGCTGCAGATCCCCGTCACGCGTATTCTGGCACCGCTGCGCTTCACGTCACAACTTGCGCTGGGGGCACTTCTTTACTTCATCGGATACGGAGCGCTCGGCCTGCTGACGGACTACGGCTTCTTCATGCTGATCATCGTGGTGGTCACGACCGGCGAGATGTTCATGTCCCCGCCGTCTCTCACTCTTACTTCGCGGCTGGCTCCGGAGGGTCGCATGGGCCGGTACATGGGTGTATACGGTTTCTTCGTGACCGCCGGATGGTCGCTCGGTCCCCTGTATGGCGGCATCTTCCTTGACGCCTTTGAGGCCGACCCGGCGCTGGCCTGGTTTTTGATTTCCCTTCTCGCCCTTGTCGCCTGCGCCGGGTATCTCTGGTTCGGGCAGCGGTTGCCGTTCAAGTTCAACCACAAAAGCTCGGCTGAATAACGCTCAGGAACACAGGGGAGGGGAGGCGGCCGGGCGCCAGATCGCAGC
Coding sequences within:
- a CDS encoding MFS transporter gives rise to the protein MIQRLTAFFAQFDRNLWILACGWFVGALGFAASIPFIAIYFHNVLGMSTTEIGLFFGAMAIVRSVSQAVGGEMSDRIGRSLLLVHTQWVRAISFFFLALVIQYNMGFWWVAGLLTVNSIVGSAFMPAVNAMVADILPPEKRLDGYAISRSAGNLGWAAGPAIGGFLAAHSYAILFHMSAVITLISAGVFWLFLKVPRPSRSQEQFRFSDLMAVRNDRNLARHVVLILCLYLVVAQLVAPFSVYTVEMVGIPESRLGLLFAVNGLMVALLQIPVTRILAPLRFTSQLALGALLYFIGYGALGLLTDYGFFMLIIVVVTTGEMFMSPPSLTLTSRLAPEGRMGRYMGVYGFFVTAGWSLGPLYGGIFLDAFEADPALAWFLISLLALVACAGYLWFGQRLPFKFNHKSSAE